The Pongo pygmaeus isolate AG05252 chromosome 18, NHGRI_mPonPyg2-v2.0_pri, whole genome shotgun sequence DNA window ATTGGGCTTATGCATAGGAGAAAATTTTAGGGCAAACTAAAAAGGTGGTTAACCTGTGATGTAATGACTTTCAGAGGAACACATGAGTAAATGTGATCAAGTACAAAGCTAGAGTCCTATTAAGTGCTTCTAACATTCAAGAATTTAGGTGATTACTGGAGGGGTGTTTCATGAATAGTTCCAGATATATTCTTTGAGCAAGGTCTACAGTATACAATAtggacattaaaaatatacaagtgcaatgttaaaatcaaaataacatacactaggctgggcactgtggctcacaactgtaatcccagcacttcgggaggtcgagacaggaggatcgcttgagctcagaagttcaagaccagcctgggcaatatggcaagaccctgtctctactaaaaatacaaaaaaaaaaaaacccaaaaaacaaacaaacaaaaaaaacagatgggcatgatggtgcaccagttgtcccagctacttaggaggctgagatgggagattgcttgggcccaggggtgaaggttgcagtgatcccagatcacaccactgtactccagccagggcgacagagcaagaccagcTCAAAAACAAAAGCCCCCCAAAACATACACTAGTGACCACATTCTTCagaaacttctaaaaaaaaaatttttttttgtgaaaatccCAGAACCCTTTCAAGTATAGCTCACTTGGCTACCCAATAAGTAAAAACCAAATCAACAGAGCAGCAGAGTTTCACAGTGAAAAAACAGGCTGCCTTAGACCAACTGGTCCAACGCCAAATTCCCTTATTTTCATAAACAAAGAAACTGAGACAGTAAGATTACCTACGGTTAAACTGTTAGTCAATGACCAGGctagaggagaatcacttgaacttgggaggcggaggctgcagtgagccaagatcgtgccactgcactccagcctgggtaacagagcaagactccgtcacaaaaaataaaaaaaagaccaacgtcaggtgcagtggctcccgcttttaatcccagcactttgggaggctgaggcaagtggatcacctgaggtcgggagctcaagaccagcctgaccaacatggagaaagcctgtctctactaaaaataaaaattagccaggagtgatgaagcatgcctgtagtcccaactactcgggaggctgaggcaggagaatcacttgaacccgggaggcagaggttgtagtgagccaagatcatgccattgcactccagcttgggcaacaagagtgaaactccatcttgggCGGGGGGTTGGGCGGGGGGAAACCAAGCCAGGACTAAAACTGACTCTTACAGTGCTTCTAACTGCACCTGCCTTGTTAGTCTTTCTTACACAAGCCTGTCTTAGGAACTCGCCATGATGCCCTTAACTTCACCAATGTTCAGTGTTGCTCCAGGGACTCCAAACGGATCTAACCTATTTCTCACAAGCAAGAAAGTActtctgaataaaacaaaatacaaaaaaacgtAAAAAACGAAAATCACCTCATGTTCTTTCTCCTGTAGCAAAAGAACAATGTCTCCGGGTTCCACTCCTGGGGCCTGGTCTGCTTCCCCAGTGAATGTAATTCTCTGTCCATGTTTCATGCCTTTGTCTACGTGGACTTCAAGAATCTTGACTTCTTTAATCACCTTCTTCCCTTCACATTTTTTACAGCGGTCTTTTTCATTAATTACCTCTCCTGGAAAGATAAGTCATTGAAACTTTCAGCAAGAGTACTATACTGTACTCTTAATACACTTATTCTTTAAATATACTTTCTGACCTTCTTTTAATTGCTACCTAAATTTTTATTCAAAGCAGCATTctgaggccaagcacagtggctcaagcctgcaatcccagcattttgcaaGGTCagggtggtaggatcacttgagctcaggatctgagaccagcctagcaacacagtgagaccttgcctctactacaaataaaaaaagttagccagcgtggtagtgcacacctgttaatcctggctactggggaggctgaggagggaggactgctggagttcaaggctgcagttagttataatcatgccactgcaccccagtctgggtgacagtgtgaggccatgtctcaaaacaaaacaaaaaaaagcactaTTCTGAATAACAAAAACTTACATCTTACTACTGCAGATTGCCTGAAGGACTCAGCTTCCCACTATTTCAGAATGTAATGTATCCATACCATGTTTAGGGCAACACAGCTTTTCTAAGTATGGTATTAAAAAGCAAAACCGTGATTATACATAGTATAGTGTGAAAAAACTGCGTCACTTTCTAATGGCTAATTACTGGCACATTTGAAAGCTTAGAAAGATGTGTATAACTGATTATTTAGGGACTGTTTCTGTAACAGTACTTTTGCAAAGTATGTTCTGCAAAACACGTTCTTCAAAATGGTAATGGTggcagggcatgatggctcacacctgtaatcccagccctttgggaggcgaAGACGggaagatcgcctgaggtcaggagtttgagaccagcctagccaacatggcgaaaccccgtctccactgaaaatacaaaaatcagccgggcgtggtggcaggcacctgtaatcccagctactcaggaggctgaggcagcagaatcacttgaaccagggaggcagaggctgtggtgagctgagatcacgcaactgcactctagcctgagcaacacagcaagactctgtctcactaaaaaagaaaaaagaaaaatgtaatggtATATGAGAAAGATTTCAGTTAACTCTGATTTCTTGATAGTGGGAGTtagcaattttaataaaataaaaggaggccaagagtggtggctaacacctgtaatcccagccctttgggaggctggcgcataattacttgaacccaggagttcgagaccagcctgggcaacgtggcaaaaccccatctctacaagaaatacaaaaatcagccaggcgtggtggcaagcacctgtggtctcagctaattgtggggtgaggggctgaggtggaaggattgcttaagcgtgggcggtggaggctgcggtgagccgagagtgcgccattgcactccagcccaggcgacagcaagaccctgtctccaaaaatagtaataattttaaaaaataaagtaaaatgccaGGACTCTGCAGGAAGGAAATATCGTATGTAACTTCTCATAATTATCTCATCACTTCCGACAGCAATTTGGAAAAGGATGCTATTGAACTATACTgtctaatatggtagccactatcTACCTGTAGCTACTTATgtttaaattaattcaaatttaaaatagttccccagtcacactagccacatgtgaAGTATGCAGTAGTCACAGGTGATTAATGGCTACTGTACTGGACACtgcagatacagaacatttccatcaccacagaaaaaaattctattgGATAGCACTGCTCTAGAATGGCAGGGGTGGGAGGAGCTGtgtgtttttataattaaaattttaatcagaACACAGCCATACCCATCTGTCTGTGGCTATAAAAGCACTAAAAGGTCAGAGATGAGTAGCTGTGACAAAAACTATTTGGCCCACAAAGATTAAATTATTTACTTCTGTGAGGACAGCTTCAATCTCAATTCTGAAAAGCTAACTAAAGGTTACAGTGAAATCTTCCACTTATCAGAATAACTAAACAATTACTTGTttagttatttattatttgattatttgtcCCTTTGTAGTTTAAAAGGTTCTATGTGATAAAGGAGATAGTCCTCCTATGGTGGTCATTCCTACAAAGAGTAAATAAAAGGTTATATTTGATAAAGAAGGAAATAGCAAAAGGACAAATAATCACCTTGCTCCTCTTTTCGGAATTAAAAAGAGTCACATTTCACTAACACAATACAAATCTACTGTTTCTCTATGTTCACTGGGCTTAGGCATAATGGAGTAATTACTTTCacacttttatcttttattttttgcaacagggtcttgttctgtcaccctggctggagtgcactggtatgatcatggctcactgctccctcgaactcctgggctcaagcaatcctcccgcctcagcctcccaggcagctgggaccacagacatgcccTGAGCCCctcattacatatttttctacACTTTTTTTCCTATAGTAatgaggtctccctatattgcccaagctggcctcgaactcctgggctcaagcaatccacctctgtctcccaaagtgctggaattataggaatGAGCTAACGCATCCGGCCTTTTTCTTTAATAAGATGTATACAAATAccctttgaaataaaaaattgtaaaccTCTCCAATAGCTGCATTCTCAATCCATTCCAACATAAAAGCAGAGAAGTACTGGCACACATACCTTCTCCATTACAATCAGAGCACACAGACTGCATCTGTTGTACCATCCCTGGAGCCAGCTGTCTGATCATGATGCGCACACCTCGACCTCGACAAGCACTACACTTCTGGACAGCTCCAGACTTTCCACCTTGGCTAAAGCAAGCACAAGTTATGCATTAGGTTTTTGTCCACAGACCACTCCAATAAGCTATGACACACAGAAATTGTGCTTTTACCTTCATCTTCAACCCCAATAACTTGTATTTAAATTGCCTTCCAGAAGTATCAGAAAACGTTCCactaagatttatttatttatttattgagatggagtctcactctgtcacccaggctggagtgcagtggcgcaatcttggttcactgcaaccttcacctcccgggttcaagcgattatcctacctcaggtgatccacccgccttggcctcccaaagtgctgggattacaggtgtaagccactgcacctggccgtaaGTTTTAACTTATAACAATTTTTACGTGGTACAGACATTCAGTGTGATACTTAAAGAACAGACAAAATGTACCCAATAAACCAGAGAACACACTTACCCACTGCATGCACTACAGAGTACATTCTTGCTAAGTTGTAGTTTGGTTGTCTTGCCATTATACAGATCTTCTAAAGATACtctggaaagaaaagaatcagCTTCAATCAAattttgccacattttctcaaataCAAGATATAAGCAACAGCTGATACAGCAAATTCGTTATCAACTTTTAAAACAGAATCCAAAAACACCTCATAATCTCACATTAAATCAATTAAACTGAGGTTTAATTTATGGCTCAAattaacagaaatattttatgactACAGACAGTATATATGAGATACCCAAAGCCAGAGCCTATAGCATCAGGCCAACAATTTGCCGTGGTGGAATTTCTGATAAAGCTGATGACTTCGCAAACTCAAACATCACAACCTTCTGTTCTGAGGCATAAGCCCTCCACCTAACTCCTAATAAAAACCCTTCAGAAGAGGTacaattattattcccattttatgtgataaaactgaggcacagaacagtcaagtaacttgcccaagatcacataggtgtctggctccagagtcccgGTTTCCTCCATGGACAATTTAGAAAGGCTACAAAGTTATATTTCGGCTTAAGGGAGTCACTTAGATGGcacatgtcttaaaaaaaataaaagtggccCTACCTATAGTATgacagaaaggagggaaagaatagTTTTtcatgccaggtgcagtgactcatgcctataatcccagcacttcgggagactgaggagggaggattgcttgagcccagagttcaagaccagcctgagaaacttagagagacctcatctttaccaaaataaataaataaataaataaatagccaggtgtagtggcatgtctgaagtcccagctacccaggaggctgaggcaggggaattgcttaagccctggagattgaggctgcagtgagctgagatcgcaccactgcactccagcctgggggacagagtgagacaagtACTTATGTATGGAGTTTTCTACTTGTGGCATCATgatggtgctcaaaaagtttcatattttggagcatttcagatttcagattagGAATGGTCATCACGTAATGATTTACTTTAAAATCCTGGGAGTTAGAGGaacaaaaaaatagtttaaagtaTTTTACAAAGCACCTATACTATTTTGTGATATTCAAACTTTCTTAAAATtgttattctcagaaacttaaaaCTGTTGTAGGCAGGATAAGAATACCACACATATGGACAAAACATTACCAACAACACTGTCAAATAATGACCTATCAACAGTTGAGCTTAGACAAAAACACTTGTTGCATCTTGTATACTCTCCTAACAAATCATTTAAAGAAAATCGGCTTTCTTCCCCTACATATTAAATTACAATTGGTATGCACAACCAGTATCCTAAGccagaaaaaaaaccacatttcAACATAGAAGGCCAAGGAAGGAAAAATGCAGGTAATGGTTTGGCAAGGCTGGGACTCTCCACTAGTGGGGCCTAAACTGGCACAATCCCTCTGCAAGGCAATTTAGTTGTATTTATCAGCCTCAAAACACTCATGCCTGCCTGGGAATCTCTGCCAAGGAGAAACAAAGCTCTACATAAAGATAGTCATAGCAGCAGTatctattacagaaaaaaaacctGGCAATACCCTatataaaaggtaaataaatcatAGAATACAGTATTATAAACATAGTATTTGTAATAACAGGaaaatttgaaatgttaaaaCAGCAGAAAACTGTTTCACTAAACagcataacttttttttaaacatgaagaaCTATAAAGTACAGAGAGCACTCTTTCGatcctattttctttttagacCATttctatattaaagaaaaatacaaaccaaTTAACCTGCACTGCACAAATATTACCATTGGAATGGTATCCAAATGTTAATTTCTAAgggtaaattcttttaaaaaaccaatttAAGGATTCAATGAGACTCAAGTTAACAGATAACATGACTTCCTCTAATTTACTCAAGTGTATAAACTAggatattatgaaatattttaaataagtaccTGAACTTCAGCCACTGACATTTGCTAATAAAATCATTTATCGGCCcatgaaaaaaagaatgggaaaaaagacCTCCCAGATTTTGCAAAGTGAAACAGCTATTTTCATACTGGAGAGGGCTTGTGGATTCACAGTCTAAGACCAAGGTCAGGCACCATTCATGTGTTGGCAGGTTAAGGTCAGGCTGGAAGCCAGCAAGCTCCATGGAAACCAACTTAGAAGAGTTCACACTGAGGATCAAGTAATGAGTGACTCTAACATGTACACAAAGTAGGCAGACAGTCactcatttttagtttttaaataaaaggtaaCTTGGAAGATtcatatattcaaagaaaataggctgggcgcagtggcttatgcctgtaatcccagcactttgggaggatgaggcaggaagatcacctgagttcaagaccagcttggccaacatggtgaaaccctgtctctactaaaaaatacaaaaactagccgggcatggtggcgggtgcctgcaatcccagctacttgggaggctgaggcaggagaactgcttgaacctgagaggaggaggatgcagtgagcctagatggtgccactgcactccaacctgggcaacagagtgagactccatttcaaaaaaaaaaaaaaaaaaaaaaaaaaaggtcgggcacagtggctcacgcctgtaatcccagcactttgggaggccgaggcaggcagatcacctgaggttgggagttcgagaccagcatgaccaacatggagaaaccccatctcttctaaaaatacaaaattagatgggtgtggtggcacatgcctgtaatcccagctactcgggaggctgaggcaggagaatcgcttgaacccaggaggcagaggttgcagtgagctgagattgtgccactgcactccagcctggacaacaagagcaaaactcggtctcaaaaaaaaaaaagagagagaaaatgatctTCACGCTTGAAATTGTGAGTCCTATAATAACAAGCAGCCTCAGAACCGTATAAAACCACCTTCCTCTCATTAAAAAATATCGACTGTCCTTTTAAGAGCTACAGTGAAACAGAAACATTCAGATAATCAAATTCAATTTAGTCACCAAAAGAAGACAAGGCAAATGGAAGTTTTTCTAATGAAGGACAGAACATTCtatgagttttttttcttctactgagTCATTATCCCACTTGACAAaaagtacttaattttttaaaacaacaaaacaagataTTCACTTGAGTGGATGCATCatgtcctctcctcttcttctgcCATTTCGACTTCTACTCTGATTGCCCATGAAGCCGAACAATCCCCCACCAAAAATGTGAGAGAAAATATCATCCATGCCACCACCTCCGCCGCTGCCTTCCCGAAGACCTTGCTCTCCGTATCTGTCATATAACTCACGCTTCTCAGGATTTGATAGTACTTCATATGCAAAACTTATTTCtttaaactataaagaaaaggtaaaaataaaaataattgcattttcAAGTAGAAGAGTGGGGAGAAGCTACAGGAATCCAGAATCCATTTAATTCTAAAAAAAGGGACAAGTTACCTTTGACTTGATTCTGGTTCTATTTACCACCCACCACTCCTCAGAATGGTAGTACTCTTATTCTAAAACTAAAATACTCTTGACATTATGAAAATGTGGCTGTGTGGGCATAGCTGGATTTTTTTCCTGcaacattcctttttttcaagGAGGGCAATTTAAGTTAAAGCTAAAACCCCCGGAATAAAAAAGTTGCAAATAACTTACTTTGTCTCCTGCATTTGGATTCTTATCAGGATGATATTCCTTGGCTAACTTTCTGTATGCCTttgaaaatggataaaaacaaaaaaggttatAACTAAACACCAGTTTAAAGTTTTGTAATAACTTAATATCCACTTTTCTGAGAAGTAATGTTCTAGAGTTATAaccttccaaaaatattttctattcgtAGGGATTCTTTGGCACTTTCTTGCGATACTGTTTACTAATGTAATATAACCAAGTAGACAGTAGCTATACTTGAAAACAGGTTACAGTGATGTGAAAACCAGATAAAACAATGAAGCAATGCCACAGGGAAAAACAAAACGTTGAAACATTATCCATATTTTCCCTATTGTCAAGTGTCTTTGATGGCCAAGTAACCAGACCAAGACGACCCTAATAAATTCGAGATAAATGACTGTTAAGCTTTACGGACTGCAAAACATTACTATAAATCAAGCTAAAGTCACAATTCCTGCTCCCGATGGCTCATGCCTTCCTTCTAACTGTAACATCATGAAAAAGTAAAGGTGGTCCTAGGTAGCATCTTTAGGTGTTTTATTTGCACGTGGTGGTTAACCGGGGTCGTGGTGGCAACTTCGGTGGTAGAGAAGTTACACACACTCTCAACGAGGTGTTTGGGTCCTACAGCACTTAAATCTTCATTCACGGAGGCTCGTGAATTATATAATACAGACTAGCATTTCCGGTAAGGTAACAGGAAGTCCACTGTACTCTTCTCACTGCCTAAGGAGCATTCTCGTTTTTCTCGGCTTACAAATCCGGATGCTCTTAGCCTGGTGAGGATGCTGTGGGGCTTAAATGCCTCGTGTGCTTTGAAATCCTGAGATGAAAGATATCGCTGCATTGCAAACAGCGATAATAAGGCCTTCTATTTATGTTTACTGTACACTCAGGCGTTTGGCTGGGACCCCAGCTTATTCCTAAGCAGGTACAGGACATTAGCATTACCTGCCCAAAGAACAATGCATCCTAACACAGACCCAGCTACCTCCGGGTCAATGGgcgagggaggaagagagggaggagctcCCGCAGCCGGCGGCCGCGGAACCCAGGAAACAACTCCATCTGCCCGAGGCGCTCTGTGGGGTCGGCCTCGACCTCCCCGCCGTTCCTCCCCGCGGAGAACCAGACCCGGGGCCGACGGCCGCGGGGCGGACAGCTTCTCTCCCGGGGCCGGGATGCGCTGAGCACCTCGGTCCAACCTGTTTTTCCGGGGTGGTGACCTCGACGCGGAGGACCGGGAGAGCTGCTGCCTCCCGGGGGATACCGGCCCCCGGCGCTCgccagaggagggaggaaggaagggttcCCATCGTGTTTGCGCAGGAGTGAGTTTTATTTGCTGCATCTGCGGGCAGGCGGGGCCGGCGGCCCAAGGTCAGCCGAGGCCGGAGTGCGCGGCTCGCGGCAAGGCCggtcccgccgccgccgccaatTCCCAGCCCGGGCCAGTCACGGCCGGCGCCGGCTCGCGGGCAGCCCAGTAGCGCGGCCTGGCTGAGGAAGATATCCCTGGCCGCGCAGGCCCCGCGCCCCTCACACCCGCCCGGCCCGCTCCCGGATACCTTCTTCAGCTCGTTCTCGCTGGCGCCGGGCGGGACGCCCAGGATGTCGTACAGCTTCGTGTCAGCCACGTTAGCCATGGCGGCCGGCCGGGCAGTGCTCGGGAAGAAGGTGGCGGAGCAGACGGAGCGGAGTCGGGCCCACAAGCGGCGTCGGCGGCGGCACAGGCCGAGGGAGACAGCGAGGGGGAAGCGGGGGCGGGGCTGAACTTTGACCCAGCGCACGGTGCGCCGTGACGTCGCTGTGCGGAGCCCGCCCCCGAGCGCCCGAGGCGCGGCCACTGGGGTCGAAGTAGTGAAGAGTGGGCCAGGTGCTCTTTTCTCcaggtccaggctgctgggcAGGGCCAACGTAGGAAATGAAGAACTCTGCACGGCGCACCCCAGGAATTCAGCTTCCTCTCAAAAGCCATGGTTGCGAGGTCGCGTGTTTAACCTCGCACTGGGTGCTGAGGGAATTAACAGGCCTGCGCAGCAGCTTCGTTAGCTTCGAAAGAAAATGGGCCCCGGCTCCCGCAGGAGGCCCGCTTGGCGCGCAGAGGTCATTATTAGAATCCGGGACGTCGGTGGACCCTCTGGGTCTGGCTCCCTCGGGGCTTACGATGAAAAAAACTGGGGGggagtgtctgtgtgtatgttgtgTTTTATATTATGAGAATTCTGAAACATTCAGCAAAAGCAGTATATTACTCCCCATAGTGCAGTTAGCTACATTTTACCTGTTTCATTCGCTCCCCCATACATTTCTAGTGTTTTAAGGGAAACCGTTTCATTCATAAATACcctgtgtatatatttaatatctaaGATACAACTTCTAAAGGCATAACGATGTAATCTCATCTAATGAAATTAACAATTCCTTAATCTAATTCCCAGTCCATATTTAGGTTTTTCAAAAGATCTCATGTCCTTTTACAATTGGTTTGTGGCATCCGGGTCCAAACCAAGGTCCACATGTTGCATCGACCACGTGTTTAAGCCTCTTACTTGATAGCTTTAAAATTAGCTAACACCAGAGGTTTAGATGGTGTAAGGCAAGTCTGGCCACCAGGTGACTTGATTTACATTCGTTTTAGTTTCGCTCAGAAAGTGTATGCTGTGCATCTACCAAGT harbors:
- the DNAJA2 gene encoding dnaJ homolog subfamily A member 2: MANVADTKLYDILGVPPGASENELKKAYRKLAKEYHPDKNPNAGDKFKEISFAYEVLSNPEKRELYDRYGEQGLREGSGGGGGMDDIFSHIFGGGLFGFMGNQSRSRNGRRRGEDMMHPLKVSLEDLYNGKTTKLQLSKNVLCSACSGQGGKSGAVQKCSACRGRGVRIMIRQLAPGMVQQMQSVCSDCNGEGEVINEKDRCKKCEGKKVIKEVKILEVHVDKGMKHGQRITFTGEADQAPGVEPGDIVLLLQEKEHEVFQRDGNDLHMTYKIGLVEALCGFQFTFKHLDGRQIVVKYPPGKVIEPGCVRVVRGEGMPQYRNPFEKGDLYIKFDVQFPENNWINPDKLSELEDLLPSRPEVPNIIGETEEVELQEFDSTRGSGGGQRREAYNDSSDEESSSHHGPGVQCAHQ